Proteins co-encoded in one Dasypus novemcinctus isolate mDasNov1 chromosome 18, mDasNov1.1.hap2, whole genome shotgun sequence genomic window:
- the LILRB3 gene encoding leukocyte immunoglobulin-like receptor subfamily B member 3 isoform X1 translates to MTPTLMALICLGMNLGQRTPVQAETLPKPTIWAEPGSVITWEGPVTIWCQGTLEAEEYHLYTEGSPEPWDRQKPREPWDRAKFSIRSVTQHYAGRYHCSYRSSTGWSAPSEPLELVVTGVYRKPILSALPSPMVPSGGNVTLQCGSLERFAGFVLSEEGEHRSFRTLDAQPHSRGQSQALFPMGPVSPSHRGPFRCYGYYRNSPQVWSEPSEPLELQVSGESRKPSLLAQSGLIIASGQSLKLQCRSDISYDRFALSKEWERGLTLRPSWQPQAGLSQADFPLVRLSSTHGGRYRCYGGHNDSSEWSAPSEPVDVLIAGELSAIPSLSAQPGPNVSSGENVTLRCRSWSQMDIFLLSKEGGADPPLRRRSQYQARLYLANFTMSPVTSAHGGTYRCYGSYGNNPYLLSWPSAPLELVVSGSSEHQPLTPSEPAPTTGLKGYLVVLIGVLVAFVLLLFLLVFLLIRHQRQGKSRKSGAADPVAHDRGLRWSCCPAADPPEESLYADVRDKPPEKDVELHSQLSPGRQDPQGMTYAQVTRSTLRRGAASDPAPLPGESRDGDRQVEEDRRTGSQVGLSSAPRAEPQPDPAPASASPPLQAEDPQDVTYASLNPSALARESPAPAPAPAGRPPEERSVYAALASR, encoded by the exons ATGACCCCCACGCTCATGGCCCTGATCTGCCTCG GAATGAATCTGGGCCAGAGGACCCCAGTGCAGGCAG AGACTCTCCCCAAACCCACCATCTGGGCTGAACCAGGCTCTGTGATCACCTGGGAGGGGCCTGTGACCATCTGGTGTCAGGGGACCCTGGAGGCCGAGGAGTACCATCTGTATACAGAGGGAAGCCCAGAACCCTGGGACAGACAGAAGCCCCGGGAGCCCTGGGACAGAGCCAAGTTCTCCATCCGATCAGTGACACAGCACTATGCAGGACGGTATCACTGCTCCTATCGCAGCTCCACAGGCTGGTCAGCACCCAGTGAGCCCCTGGAGCTGGTGGTGACAG GAGTCTACAGAAAACCTATCCTCTCTGCACTGCCAAGCCCCATGGTGCCCTCAGGAGGGAACGTGACCCTCCAGTGTGGCTCATTGGAGAGGTTTGCAGGGTTTGTTCTGTCTGaggaaggagaacacagaagcttCAGGACCCTGGATGCACAGCCACACTCCAGAGGGCAGTCCCAGGCTCTGTTCCCCATGGGGCCTGTGAGCCCCAGCCACAGGGGGCCATTCAGATGCTACGGCTACTACAGGAACAGCCCCCAGGTGTGGTCAGAACCCAGTGAGCCCCTGGAGCTGCAGGTCTCAG GTGAGTCCAGGAAGCCGTCCCTCCTGGCCCAGTCAGGCCTCATCATTGCCTCAGGACAGAGCCTGAAACTCCAGTGTCGCTCTGACATCAGCTACGACAGATTCGCTCTGTCCAAGGAGTGGGAACGTGGCCTCACCCTGCGCCCCAGCTGGCAGCCCCAGGCTGGGCTCTCTCAGGCCGACTTTCCCCTGGTCCGACTGAGCAGCACCCACGGGGGCCGGTACAGATGCTACGGTGGACACAACGACTCCTCAGAGTGGTCGGCCCCCAGTGAGCCCGTGGACGTCCTCATCGCAG GAGAGCTCTCTGCCATACCCTCCCTCTCTGCCCAGCCGGGCCCCAACGTGTCCTCAGGAGAGAACGTGACCCTGCGGTGTCGGTCATGGAGCCAGATGGACATTTTCCTTCTGTCCAAGGAGGGGGGAGCTGATCCCCCCCTGCGACGTAGATCCCAGTACCAAGCCCGCCTGTACCTGGCCAACTTCACCATGAGTCCTGTGACCTCAGCCCACGGGGGGACCTACAGGTGCTATGGCTCATATGGCAACAACCCCTACCTATTGTCTTGGCCCAGTGCCCCCCTGGAGCTCGTGGTCTCAG GAAGCTCTGAGCATCAGCCCCTCACACCCTCGGAGCCAGCCCCCACGACTG GTCTCAAAGGCTACCTGGTTGTACTGATCGGGGTCTTGGTGGCCTTCgtcctgctcctcttcctccttgtCTTCCTCCTCATCCGACACCAGCGCCAGGGGAAGAGCCGGAAGTCAG GGGCTGCAGATCCAGTGGCCCACGACAGAGGCCTGCGGTGGAG CTGCTGTCCAGCTGCTGACCCGCCGGAAGAAAGCCTCT ACGCTGACGTGAGAGACAAGCCTCCTGAGAAGGATGTGGAGCTGCACAGCCAG CTGAGCCCCGGCCGACAAGACCCCCAGGGAATGACGTACGCCCAGGTGACCCGCTCAACTCTTAGGCGGGGAGCGGCCAGCGACCCCGCGCCCCTGCCAGGGGAATCGCGGGACGGGGACAGACAAGTGGAGGAGGACAGGCGGACGGGCAGCCAGGTGGGTCTCTCCTCCGCCCCCCGCGCTGAGCCCCAGCCCGACCCCGCACctgcctctgcctctcccccGCTCCAGGCCGAAGACCCCCAGGACGTGACCTACGCCAGCCTGAACCCCTCGGCCCTCGCGCGGGAGTCGCCCGCACCCGCTCCCGCCCCGGCAGGGCGGCCCCCGGAGGAGCGCAGCGTGTACGCGGCCCTGGCCAGCCGCTGA
- the LILRB3 gene encoding leukocyte immunoglobulin-like receptor subfamily B member 3 isoform X2, with protein sequence MTPTLMALICLGMNLGQRTPVQAETLPKPTIWAEPGSVITWEGPVTIWCQGTLEAEEYHLYTEGSPEPWDRQKPREPWDRAKFSIRSVTQHYAGRYHCSYRSSTGWSAPSEPLELVVTGVYRKPILSALPSPMVPSGGNVTLQCGSLERFAGFVLSEEGEHRSFRTLDAQPHSRGQSQALFPMGPVSPSHRGPFRCYGYYRNSPQVWSEPSEPLELQVSGESRKPSLLAQSGLIIASGQSLKLQCRSDISYDRFALSKEWERGLTLRPSWQPQAGLSQADFPLVRLSSTHGGRYRCYGGHNDSSEWSAPSEPVDVLIAGELSAIPSLSAQPGPNVSSGENVTLRCRSWSQMDIFLLSKEGGADPPLRRRSQYQARLYLANFTMSPVTSAHGGTYRCYGSYGNNPYLLSWPSAPLELVVSGSSEHQPLTPSEPAPTTGLKGYLVVLIGVLVAFVLLLFLLVFLLIRHQRQGKSRKSGAADPVAHDRGLRWSCCPAADPPEESLYADVRDKPPEKDVELHSQLSPGRQDPQGMTYAQVTRSTLRRGAASDPAPLPGESRDGDRQVEEDRRTGSQAEDPQDVTYASLNPSALARESPAPAPAPAGRPPEERSVYAALASR encoded by the exons ATGACCCCCACGCTCATGGCCCTGATCTGCCTCG GAATGAATCTGGGCCAGAGGACCCCAGTGCAGGCAG AGACTCTCCCCAAACCCACCATCTGGGCTGAACCAGGCTCTGTGATCACCTGGGAGGGGCCTGTGACCATCTGGTGTCAGGGGACCCTGGAGGCCGAGGAGTACCATCTGTATACAGAGGGAAGCCCAGAACCCTGGGACAGACAGAAGCCCCGGGAGCCCTGGGACAGAGCCAAGTTCTCCATCCGATCAGTGACACAGCACTATGCAGGACGGTATCACTGCTCCTATCGCAGCTCCACAGGCTGGTCAGCACCCAGTGAGCCCCTGGAGCTGGTGGTGACAG GAGTCTACAGAAAACCTATCCTCTCTGCACTGCCAAGCCCCATGGTGCCCTCAGGAGGGAACGTGACCCTCCAGTGTGGCTCATTGGAGAGGTTTGCAGGGTTTGTTCTGTCTGaggaaggagaacacagaagcttCAGGACCCTGGATGCACAGCCACACTCCAGAGGGCAGTCCCAGGCTCTGTTCCCCATGGGGCCTGTGAGCCCCAGCCACAGGGGGCCATTCAGATGCTACGGCTACTACAGGAACAGCCCCCAGGTGTGGTCAGAACCCAGTGAGCCCCTGGAGCTGCAGGTCTCAG GTGAGTCCAGGAAGCCGTCCCTCCTGGCCCAGTCAGGCCTCATCATTGCCTCAGGACAGAGCCTGAAACTCCAGTGTCGCTCTGACATCAGCTACGACAGATTCGCTCTGTCCAAGGAGTGGGAACGTGGCCTCACCCTGCGCCCCAGCTGGCAGCCCCAGGCTGGGCTCTCTCAGGCCGACTTTCCCCTGGTCCGACTGAGCAGCACCCACGGGGGCCGGTACAGATGCTACGGTGGACACAACGACTCCTCAGAGTGGTCGGCCCCCAGTGAGCCCGTGGACGTCCTCATCGCAG GAGAGCTCTCTGCCATACCCTCCCTCTCTGCCCAGCCGGGCCCCAACGTGTCCTCAGGAGAGAACGTGACCCTGCGGTGTCGGTCATGGAGCCAGATGGACATTTTCCTTCTGTCCAAGGAGGGGGGAGCTGATCCCCCCCTGCGACGTAGATCCCAGTACCAAGCCCGCCTGTACCTGGCCAACTTCACCATGAGTCCTGTGACCTCAGCCCACGGGGGGACCTACAGGTGCTATGGCTCATATGGCAACAACCCCTACCTATTGTCTTGGCCCAGTGCCCCCCTGGAGCTCGTGGTCTCAG GAAGCTCTGAGCATCAGCCCCTCACACCCTCGGAGCCAGCCCCCACGACTG GTCTCAAAGGCTACCTGGTTGTACTGATCGGGGTCTTGGTGGCCTTCgtcctgctcctcttcctccttgtCTTCCTCCTCATCCGACACCAGCGCCAGGGGAAGAGCCGGAAGTCAG GGGCTGCAGATCCAGTGGCCCACGACAGAGGCCTGCGGTGGAG CTGCTGTCCAGCTGCTGACCCGCCGGAAGAAAGCCTCT ACGCTGACGTGAGAGACAAGCCTCCTGAGAAGGATGTGGAGCTGCACAGCCAG CTGAGCCCCGGCCGACAAGACCCCCAGGGAATGACGTACGCCCAGGTGACCCGCTCAACTCTTAGGCGGGGAGCGGCCAGCGACCCCGCGCCCCTGCCAGGGGAATCGCGGGACGGGGACAGACAAGTGGAGGAGGACAGGCGGACGGGCAGCCAG GCCGAAGACCCCCAGGACGTGACCTACGCCAGCCTGAACCCCTCGGCCCTCGCGCGGGAGTCGCCCGCACCCGCTCCCGCCCCGGCAGGGCGGCCCCCGGAGGAGCGCAGCGTGTACGCGGCCCTGGCCAGCCGCTGA